TATGTTCCATTACTTTTTGTCCAACAAAGTGGTTTTCACTTTTCCTGTGTTCAGATGTCCTGACTGCCCTGGGTTTTCCCGACAGTTGACAGCCCGACTTCCCTTCACGGGAGAGAGAACCCTgacacttgcttttctttttctggtttgtAAGGCCTGTGTCATATGTGTGTCTCCAGTTCTTTCAGCTGTCTGGGTTTTATCATTAGGTTCCGGGAACAGTTAAATGCTTAGGTTAAGGTGAttccaaagcaaaaacaaaatccccCAAACATAGAAAAGCATAGGCTGGCTCTGCAGAGCTGGGCAGGGCCTTAAGGTCACCTGACAGTGCAGCCCACTCTGTGGGCACTGGGTTCCAAAGGAGCTTTAACGTGGGGTTGGCGAGAGGAGAGAGATTGATTGATCGATCAATCGATCAATTGATTGATGGATTACCGGTCTCTATTCCTGATATTCCAATTCAGGCCTGGGCCTGAAAATGTATGCCCAGCTAGGGTGTATTAAGAAGCcctgccagatggtggtggcacacacctttagtcccagcactcaggaggcagaggcaggtggatctctgagttggaggccagcctggtctacagagtgagttccaggacagccaggactacacagggaaatcctgtctcaaaaacaaagaaacaaaaaaaaccccactgatATGTCCGACATCCATCACCCAATAACTAAATTCtacttttcattatttgttcatttgtttgttcgcTTGCTTTTTTGAccacctgtctgtctatctatctatctatctatctatctatctatctatctatctatctatctatcatcatttttcagtgccaggaattgaaccaggCAAGCAGTCTACCGTCATGCTGTATCCCCAGCCTTAGATTCATATTATTGTCTGGCTTGTGAAatgatagtgtttgtttttttttgttttgtttttcgagacagggtttctctgtgtagctttgtgcctttcctggatctcgctctgtagaccaggctggcctcgaactcacagagatccacctgcctctgcctcccgagtgctgggattaaaggcgtgcgccaccactgcccagctgaagtGATAGTTTTTAATCTCCCTGTTGTGTGGCTGTGATGAGGTTTCCTGGCAGAGCACCCCAATTCCTGAATTGGCCAAGCAAGAAGAGATGAAAAATTACAGTTCATGGAACATTCTTTTGGAAACTCATAGAAACTGCCATTTTTGACTAAAGACTTTACAGAATAGTGGGGAAGGCTAAGTGGCCTGAGGAGCTCCTGTCACCCTAGAGTGTGACAATGATTTGCCTGCCCAGTTTTCAGGACTTGCCCCTTCCCCAAGTGTCTAAAATATTGGCCTAGATGAGCTAAGAAACAGGTCGGTTGCTGGCTGAGCCCAGGACAACTGCTTTTTGCTCTCAGATCCAGCTTTTTCCCTCCCTGACATGCATTTGCTTCAGGCTCCTGGATGCTATGTGACAGACCACAGTGTCCTACAGAGCCAGGAAATAATGAGCAGAACCCGGCATTTCCTTCCACTACATGTGGGAAGAGAGTGCCCACATTCCGGGTCTGGCCCAGAGCTCTCCAGTCATTACTGGCAACATTTGGGAAGCTGCCCCACGGGCCAGGGAAGGCAACCAGCTGGCCCTAGACTATATGCAGAAGCACAGCGTGGGTTTGCAGAGATGTTCTTCTCCACCCACCTCAGTCTCACGCCcgtccttctttctctctcaatgCCACATGAAGTGAAGTCTCTCCCCGGGATCCCTCCAAGTCCTGCCCCAGCCATCGCCACCTTCAGCCAAGCCCCAAGCCAGCCTCAAGCATCACAGACCCTGACGCCACTGGCTGTACAAGCTGCCCCCCAGGTAAGGGCCACGTCAGGGAGCCGGACAGAGGGCAGTGGGCAGGAGCAAGCACAGGGTGGCCATGGGCTTGGGCACTGCATGAGGCAGGACAGGAAAGAGGCTGTGGCTGGAGGGAGGGGATGTCCCACTAGGTATCCCTAGGCTGCCCCTGCCCCAGAGCAGGCCCATTGGGAAGGAGAATGTGCCGTTGCCGGACATCTTCCCTGGGTCCAGAGAGGGCTGGTGTTGACTCTTTCCTGAGAGAGTTTGTGCCTATCTAACGATGGAATGAGTAAGCACCCTTgtcagcccccctcccccgccccccacaacACCCAGCAGAAGAGTTAATGCCTTGAAGAGTTAATGAATTGTCCAGTCTTCAGTTAAGTTATAAAACTGCCCCACCGATGAAAAGCTGCCTGTAGAATCCCGCAGGCCAGCAGAGCCTGGGCGACCTCTGCTCGTGCACCGACCTCCAAGGCTTCCGGTCAGGGTGCCCTTTAGAGCTTCTCGGAGGCAGGCCTCTGTGGGCCCTTGAACACTTGGTAGCAGTTTCCAGTCCCTGTCCCCTGACCACAAAACAGTGGACACACCACAGGGCcggctctgaaaacacacatactaGTTACAGACTGGACTGGTTGCACCTAGGGATttaggaatgcacacacacacacacacacacacacacacacacacacacgtgatatatatgatatatatcaacaattaatgaaaaaaaagaggctgTATGAAAGAGAATGAGGGGCATATTGGAgactttggagggaggaaaaagaaaggggaaatgatgtgtttatattataatctctgaaaataaaagaaatcataaaaaagaacaaacactGTACATTCAAATGCATCCCGGGGAAGGTTTGAGAGGCTGCAGACTACGGGGTGGAGGAGGCCTGtacaccctgccctgccctggagGCAGGCTGGGCCTTTCCTGGGCAGCTTCTCTGCAGGCAGTGTAGTCTGATCCAGACACCCACGGGGTTAGGCCTTCAGCCTGGCACTTCCTGCTTCCCTCCGCCCTTTGCCCCACTGCCCTCAGAACGCTAGTTTGTGCTCAGCTGGGTCCAAGAGACCCCTCGTTTGCGCTGcggatgttgatttttttttttattttttcttttctttttgaaatctcGTTTGCTTTTGCAGGTCTTGACTCAGGAAAACTTAGCCACAGTTCTGACAGGAGTTGTGGTTCCGGCAGGGGCGGTTACTCAACCTCTTCTTATCCCCATCAGTATTGCAGGTCAAGTGTCTGGGCAGCAGGGGCTGGCCGTGTGGACAATCCCTACAGCAGCCGTGGCTGCCCTCCCCGGACTGGCCGCTGCTTCTCCCACGGGGGCAGTCTTCAAGCCGCCTTTAGCTGGGCTCCAAGGTAACGGCAGCTCTCCCCAGGACTGCACCAGGCCCCCACCACCCTACACTGCCACCCCTGCACGGGCAGTACTTACCATGTTGGACTCAGAACCTGCAGCCCACCCAGGGCAACAGCCCTGGATTCTGGATCCAGTGTCATAAGCACCCAGCCACAGAGCCGCTGCATCTCCTCGGGACTCTAGGCCAGGACACCAGGCTGGCCCGCAGGCCTGCCTTCCTTCAGCCAGCTGCTTGAGActgccccgccccccgcccccctccaccAGCATCCACCCCATGACCAGCAAGAAGGAGACTGCAAGAAGAGTCGACGTCTGTTTCTCGAACCTCCATGTCTGCTGCTGGCCcaagggaggggggatgagagaTGTTGGCATGTGCCAGCCCTTCAGGCATCAAGGGAATCGCAGCTGCCCCACGCCCACTGCCCCCAGGGCCCTGCCATTTTTGTGccagatcccttgggactggagccGCGCCGGGTCGTGGCTAGGCGCTTGAgcacctctgtctctgccttgctCCGTAGCAGCTGCCGTGCTGAACACCGCCCTCCCGACACCTGTACAAGCTGCCCCACCAGTCCAGACCTCCTCGCCCGCCCAGCCCCGGCCACCAGCTCAGCCCCAGACGCTGTTCCAGACCCAGCCGCTGCTACAGACCACGCCTGCCATACTCCCACAGCCCACTGCCGCCACTGTCGCCGCCCCCACCCCAAAGCCAGTGGACACCACCCCGCAGATCACCGTCCAGCCCGCAGGCTTCGCATTTAGCCCGGGGATCGTAAGCTGCTGCTGCCCTCACCCAGGGCTCCGAGGGATGGATCAAAGCTTGGGCCAAGGGTGGAACCTCCCCCACAGTGGAGGACCAGCCCCTTGAATACAGCCATTTCCGACACATCAGCAAAGATGGTCTCCCTCTGAGGTCTCCTTACACCTGTCAACTTGTCCTACCCAGACTAAAGCAAGCgtcgggctggggagatgctccaAACAGGAACCACTGGACCAGCCTTGGGGGTGGGATGCACAGGAGCATCACAGCTTCATGCTGGCATCTATCCGGTGTGGCTCTTGGTTTGGGAGTAGAGATGTCAGGCATGACTTGGAGCACATTTGTCCCTCTAAGTCTGGCCATCTACCCTCTCAGACTTAGTTGGAAAAAGTGGTAGGAGTCACTGTTCCGGGACTGTGCCTCTCCCCGGCTGTCCCCCTGTGCTTGTCCCCCAGCCTCAAATATTCAGCCAGTGGACATGGTCCTGCAGCCCACACTCACCACTCAATGCCCTCAGCCCCCTTGCCTCTCTCTGGTCTTTCCACCTCTTGGCCTCTGAGCAAGGCTCTTCCTCTACCCGCAGATCAGTGCTGCTTCCCTCGGGGGGCAGACCCAGATCCTGGGCTCCCTCACTACAGCTCCAGTCATTACCAACGCCATTCCCAGCATGCCGGGGATCAGCAGTCAGATCCTCACCAATGCTCAGGGACAGGCAAGTGTTCAAAGCCGGGACTGAGGGGTGGTGGTCGTGGGGCAGCTGGCTAGGTAGGGGTGAGGACTTGGCCTTCGGTCCTGTCAGAGAAACTCAAGTAGGGTATCGGGCTGCTGCTTATGGCGTCTGCAGCAGCTCTCTGCTGGCGTGAGTCCAGGTGGGGTGTTGGTGCCACTCTGCCCGGGCAGTTAATTCTAGTTGGGAGAGTTTATCCAAATACTTCCCACTTCGTGGGCCGGCCTCATGCTAGGAGCTTTCTCACGTATTATCTCACCTGGTTTGGAGTACAGACCTGTCAGGGGATCTTTTGTTTTATGAGAGAGAAGGGCGAAATTCAGAAATACTAAACTGCGCAGTTAAAATGTGGCAGACTAGCGAAGAGCTGGCTTCCGGTTCTCTGATAAGCAGAAAAGCCTTCGCCTGGCCCACCACAGCTCCAGGGACAGAGCAAAGAACCCCTGGGGTGTGAGTCCTTTACTCTGTTGGGGAAGAGGAGGCCAGAATGCTTACAGTTCCTCGAGTTAATCTCTTGGCCTGCAACTGTGGGGATTTGAATTGGTGGTCCTGgatgcacacccccccccccccccccccccgccgcctcATATGCGGGGACCATGCTTTATTTTCTCCCAGGTTATTGGAGCACTTCCATGGGTAGTGAACTCGGCCAGTGTGGCCACACCAGCACCAGCACAGAGCCTGCAGGTCCAAGCCGTGACTCCTCAACTCTTGTTGAATGCCCAGGGCCAGGTGATCGCAACCCTAGCCAGCAGCCCCCTGCCTCAACCTATGGCTGTCCGGAAGCCAAACACACCGGAGTCCCCTGCTAAGAGTGAGGTaccagggctgggggtgtggatGGGCATGGGAAGGCGATGCTGTCTAGCATGGCTACTTCCCTCAGAAACTTCCGGGAGAATAAGGGAGGAGCCCCCCCACCAGCAGAAGGCTTATATGAGTTCACACACACCCCGCCCAGGGAAACAGCACCCATTCTCAGCCCACCACATACCACAACATGTgtctgtgcccacagaggtcagagaaggtGGGAATTAAGTGAGCAAAGCATATTGGGCACTGATCATCCTTTGGGTGAACAAACTGCTAAAGAAAACCCTGGGGGCCAAATTCTGTACCCCATCACCACACATCAGGCCCTTCAACTCTTGTTTCCGTTCTAGAAGAGATTTTGAGTGCCTGTTGTATTCCAAATGCTAAGGATGCAGAGATGACTGAGATTGCTTAGTACCTAGGATGCCTTAGGTAGCTCAGTGTTGCAGGTATTTACAGGTCAGCATTCAAAAGACTGTGAGGGAGGCATGAACAAGGGGCTGAGGTACCCCACAAATGACTGACAGACTGGGGTCAGGATAGCTCCAGAGAGGAAGGATGAGTTGCATTTGGTGTGTGCTGTCCCTGGGAACTGGGACAAGCGTGGTAGCCAGCGTGTGGTTCTCAGACTTGTGCGCTGGGGTCTCCTGCAGGGCTGAGTTTCTTTTCCAGTAGATCTGAAATGAGACCCAAGGATATGCTGAGTTCCCAGATGACGTTTAGACCGTGATTGTCTAATACTATATGTTGCTTCCAAGAAGCTTTTAAATGACCCCTTAGCCTCAGCTGTGAGACAGTGGTTATCAGAATTCCTACTTCTgcagggtggtgatggtgcacgcctttaaccccagcactcaagaggcagagtcaggtaaatctctgagtttgaggccagcctggtctacagagcaagttccaggacaaccagggctacacagagaaaccctgtctcaaaaaacaaaaacaaaacaaaacaagaaaagaaaaaaaaaaagacttaagtttggggcctggagagatggctcagcagttaagagcactggctgctcttccagaggacccaggttcaattcccagcaccccaatggcagctcacaactgttggtaactccagttccagggtactcatcaccctcatacagatatacacacagacaaaacaccaatgcacataaataaattttaaaaaaaaagaattcctgcttctgtcatgtggggtggtgcacatctgtaatctcggccagcctgggctatgtagggAGTTCAGTTCCAGCTTGGGTTATGGGATgctttctcaaaacacaaaaacaaaaataaaacaaacaaaaaaaatctcttcagagGTTTATGAATATTACACTAAGGAACTGACACTCTAATATACAATCTGCTTCTGATGGTTGTTATAGAGGGAGCTGCTGCCGGCCTTTCAGTGGCTGACAGATGTACATCTTagagcccctcccctccccaacctaGGTGGAGTCAAGGATCTGTTGTGATGCTTGGGCGCTGTGACCCGTTGGTAGTAGGCAGcttatgtttttcctttttttatctgtggtgctggggactgaaccccagGGTCTTGTCATGCCTAGTACAGCATCATTGTTCTGTTCTCTCAGCCCCGGTCATTCCAGGGAAAGACTAAAGCCAGGTCCTGGGGACTACAAGATAGGTTTGAGAGTTGGCAGGAGGCAGAATCCAAGGAACTGAAAATCCAGAAAAACCCGCATTTCCTAAAAAgcttatgggtttttgtttttgtttgtttgtttttgtttttgtttgtttgtttgtttgtttgtttttgagacagggtttcttcgtgtagccctggctatctggaactcgctctgtagaccaggctggcctggaactcacagagatctgcctgcctctgcctcctgagtgctgggattaaaggtgtggtaccacacctggctgtttttgttttaaaatcataCTAATAATGCTAATTCcagatatttttagtttttcctgATCATAAATAAGATATATAACTTTAATTAACATTGCAACATTATGTGtcatatataaagtaaaaatctGGCTGGGTAGGTGGATAGGATATGCTTGTCGTGTGTatctgaggactggagtttggagtTCGGATCCCCGGCACCCAGGTAAATGTTGGGTGACTGTGGTAGCCCacgtgtaattccagcactcagaaggcagaggcagaggatcccAGAAGCAGGCTGGTAGCCACACTAGCCAACCACATCAGTGAGTTCTGGGCTCAACTGAGAGAAACTGCTTTGCTGAGTGAGGTGGAAACCTGGTTGTCGGCCTCTGGCCACCACACTCATATGGCACACATGTATACCCACACATGTGCCGATGTGTACACACATAACACAGACACATGAGAGGAAAAGTAAGAATCAAgacaggtgtggtgatacatactagtaggaggtggaggctggaggattatAAATTCTTGGTCACAGAGAGAGGTCAAACTCATTTCTTGTGAATGTTAATAGGCAACTTCCAGCTCTGCTTTTggtgttcttgttgttgtttttgttttgtggtttttttcgagacagggtttctcagtgtagttttggtgcctgtcctggatctcactctgtagaccaggctggcctcgaactcacagagatctgcctggctctgcctcttgagtgctgggattaaaggcatgcgccaccaccacccccccccacctctcacccccccaccccgctaGTTCTGCTCTTTGATGGCCACAGGTAGGAGTGCCTGGGTAGGTAAGAATTTCATGGCCATGTCTGTCCTGGTGCTATTCCCTCTGGGGATTGTGACCCCCGAGTTAGGCAAGGGTCCTGAGGTTTGTGTCTCTTCTCATAGGTGCAGCCTATCCAGCCGACACCAGCGGTACCCCAGCCTGCCGTGGTAGTCACCAGCCCGGCCTCAGGCATCAAGCCATCGGCTTCGGCTCCCATCCCCATCACCTGCTCAGAGACCCCAACTGTCAGTCAGTTGGTATCGAGTAAGTGATTCTTAGAGGAGGCATGTGGATCTGGGATGCCTGGCACACACCTCTAGCCCCAGCTGCTCAAGAGGCTGGGACCAGAGGAGTTTTTGAGCccaggagttgaaggccagcctagtgagagcctgtcttaaatAAATCCATAAATTCCCCGGTGTCCAAAAGGAAAGGGTAGAGGCCCAAATGGAAAGATAGTaactttcaattttcttttacatttatttatttgtttggggttATGGGTGGGGCATGAGCAACCGCAGTGTgcatgtgggtcccggggattgaactcaggtcctcaggcttagtggcaagtgtctttaccattGAGTCTCTTGTCCTCTACCAAGAGATGGCTTTCTTACTCCCTTTCCTGTTGGGGTGGCTGTGAGCATGTTGGAAGCGGAGGCCGCTTAGCCGTCTGTGTGGTTACAGTGTGCCCCTGGCTGGCTCAGTGTGGTCCCTCAGCCAGTTCTGAGGAATACAGATGGCTGATAGGTGTGCCTGGGACTAGAGTAGGGAGCATGGGAGAGGGTCAGCAGTCAGTCCTGGGAGAATTTAAAAACAGACTACCTCAGTAGGTCGATCTAGAGCCTTTTCCTACAAGTCCTGCTTGTCTGGGGGACATGGTGATGGGGGTCTTTGGATAAGTGCCCTCGTCCCTTTTACTACACCAGAGGAGCAGTGATGAGTCTCGTCTCCATGTGCTCATCTCTGGTCCTTCCCTCTGGCCTAGAGCCTCACACTCCAAGCCTGGATGAGGACGGGATCAACTTAGAGGAGATCCGGGAGTTTGCCAAGAATTTTAAGATCCGGCGGCTCTCCCTAGGTCTTACACAGACCCAGGTGGGCCAGGCTTTGACTGCGACAGAAGGTCCAGCCTACAGCCAATCGGCCATCTGCCGGTAAGTGTGACTCCCCAGGATAAAGCCAGGGCCTGCTCCGTGCCGTAGCCGGCTCTTATGGGAATCCCGGCATGCAGTCCCTTTTCACATTTCCCTCATGCTGCCCCCTTCCAGATAAGGAAGACTGTCCTGTGGGGGTCATGGACACTTAGAGTAGCCAGAGACTGAACCAGGCCTTCTCAAGTTTAGATAGACTCCAATCCTGAGTATTTAGCAGCTCACCTGAGGGGGGCTATTGATGAATCCTAGCAGGAAAGGATTATCGCTTATGAAAGTGGTCTGTCTTGGCCCTTGGCTAGTCAATATGCTGGCATGCTCCTGGCATGCTCCTGG
This genomic interval from Peromyscus eremicus chromosome 20, PerEre_H2_v1, whole genome shotgun sequence contains the following:
- the Pou6f1 gene encoding POU domain, class 6, transcription factor 1 isoform X2, with protein sequence MDPGAGSDSSLTVNEQVIVMSGHETIRVLEVGVDAQLPAEEESKRLESVAADGPQSGGSTEASEPGGEAGPHDPDRSAEAAVKSLPGIPPSPAPAIATFSQAPSQPQASQTLTPLAVQAAPQVLTQENLATVLTGVVVPAGAVTQPLLIPISIAGQVSGQQGLAVWTIPTAAVAALPGLAAASPTGAVFKPPLAGLQAAAVLNTALPTPVQAAPPVQTSSPAQPRPPAQPQTLFQTQPLLQTTPAILPQPTAATVAAPTPKPVDTTPQITVQPAGFAFSPGIISAASLGGQTQILGSLTTAPVITNAIPSMPGISSQILTNAQGQVIGALPWVVNSASVATPAPAQSLQVQAVTPQLLLNAQGQVIATLASSPLPQPMAVRKPNTPESPAKSEVQPIQPTPAVPQPAVVVTSPASGIKPSASAPIPITCSETPTVSQLVSKPHTPSLDEDGINLEEIREFAKNFKIRRLSLGLTQTQVGQALTATEGPAYSQSAICRFEKLDITPKSAQKLKPVLEKWLNEAELRNQEGQQNLMEFVGGEPSKKRKRRTSFTPQAIEALNAYFEKNPLPTGQEITEIAKELNYDREVVRVWFCNRRQTLKNTSKLNVFQIP
- the Pou6f1 gene encoding POU domain, class 6, transcription factor 1 isoform X3; protein product: MDPGAGSDSSLTVNEQVIVMSGHETIRVLEVGVDAQLPAEEESKRLESVAADGPQSGGSTEASEPGGEAGPHDPDRSAEAAVSPRDPSKSCPSHRHLQPSPKPASSITDPDATGCTSCPPGQVSGQQGLAVWTIPTAAVAALPGLAAASPTGAVFKPPLAGLQAAAVLNTALPTPVQAAPPVQTSSPAQPRPPAQPQTLFQTQPLLQTTPAILPQPTAATVAAPTPKPVDTTPQITVQPAGFAFSPGIISAASLGGQTQILGSLTTAPVITNAIPSMPGISSQILTNAQGQVIGALPWVVNSASVATPAPAQSLQVQAVTPQLLLNAQGQVIATLASSPLPQPMAVRKPNTPESPAKSEVQPIQPTPAVPQPAVVVTSPASGIKPSASAPIPITCSETPTVSQLVSKPHTPSLDEDGINLEEIREFAKNFKIRRLSLGLTQTQVGQALTATEGPAYSQSAICRFEKLDITPKSAQKLKPVLEKWLNEAELRNQEGQQNLMEFVGGEPSKKRKRRTSFTPQAIEALNAYFEKNPLPTGQEITEIAKELNYDREVVRVWFCNRRQTLKNTSKLNVFQIP
- the Pou6f1 gene encoding POU domain, class 6, transcription factor 1 isoform X4 translates to MLSSRLRRRAKDWRVWPLMAPRVEALLKPVNLVVKLGRTTQTVLQKQLSLPGIPPSPAPAIATFSQAPSQPQASQTLTPLAVQAAPQVLTQENLATVLTGVVVPAGAVTQPLLIPISIAGQVSGQQGLAVWTIPTAAVAALPGLAAASPTGAVFKPPLAGLQAAAVLNTALPTPVQAAPPVQTSSPAQPRPPAQPQTLFQTQPLLQTTPAILPQPTAATVAAPTPKPVDTTPQITVQPAGFAFSPGIISAASLGGQTQILGSLTTAPVITNAIPSMPGISSQILTNAQGQVIGALPWVVNSASVATPAPAQSLQVQAVTPQLLLNAQGQVIATLASSPLPQPMAVRKPNTPESPAKSEVQPIQPTPAVPQPAVVVTSPASGIKPSASAPIPITCSETPTVSQLVSKPHTPSLDEDGINLEEIREFAKNFKIRRLSLGLTQTQVGQALTATEGPAYSQSAICRFEKLDITPKSAQKLKPVLEKWLNEAELRNQEGQQNLMEFVGGEPSKKRKRRTSFTPQAIEALNAYFEKNPLPTGQEITEIAKELNYDREVVRVWFCNRRQTLKNTSKLNVFQIP
- the Pou6f1 gene encoding POU domain, class 6, transcription factor 1 isoform X1, producing the protein MPGISSQILTNAQGQVIGALPWVVNSASVATPAPAQSLQVQAVTPQLLLNAQGQVIATLASSPLPQPMAVRKPNTPESPAKSEVQPIQPTPAVPQPAVVVTSPASGIKPSASAPIPITCSETPTVSQLVSKPHTPSLDEDGINLEEIREFAKNFKIRRLSLGLTQTQVGQALTATEGPAYSQSAICRFEKLDITPKSAQKLKPVLEKWLNEAELRNQEGQQNLMEFVGGEPSKKRKRRTSFTPQAIEALNAYFEKNPLPTGQEITEIAKELNYDREVVRVWFCNRRQTLKNTSKLNVFQIP